In the [Clostridium] colinum genome, one interval contains:
- the adhE gene encoding bifunctional acetaldehyde-CoA/alcohol dehydrogenase, translating to MANKKQPITIVNSEETLKARMKELKEAQKQFATYTQEQVDEIFAAAALAANKQRIYLAKKAVEETGMGIVEDKVIKNHYASEYIYNKYKNTKTCGVLSEDKSFGTKVIAEPIGTIAAVIPTTNPTSTAIFKTLLALKTRNAIIISPHPRAKNATIEAAKIVLDAAVKAGAPEGIIGWIDEPSLELTNQVMADADIILATGGPGMVKSAYSSGKPALGVGAGNVPAIFDETANVKLAVNSVIHSKTFDNGMICASEQSVIVHEKIYKEVKQEFIDRGCYVLKDSEIQKVKDTILIKKGNACALNADIVGQPAYKIAEMAGIKVPKETKILIGEVTSVDPSEPFAHEKLSPVLAMYKFKSFDEALQKADTLVKDGGYGHTSSIFIDTLVGKERLDQFTAMMKTGRIVVNTPSTHGGIGDIYNFNLAPSLTLGCGTWGGNSVSENVGVKHLINTKVVAERRENMLWFRAPQKVYFKKGCLPVALDELQSVMDKKRAFIVTDSFLFKSGVTKQITDRLDNMGIKHATFFEVEPDPTLACAKAGAEAMRAFEPDCIIAVGGGSAMDAAKIMWVMYEHPEVDFLNMAMRFMDIRKRIYTFPKMGEKAYFIAVPTSSGTGSEVTPFAVITDETTGTKYPLADYELLPNMAIIDADLMMSQPKGLTAASGIDALTHALEAYSSILATDYTDGLALKSLKNIFGYLPRAFEQGETDVEARVKMADASTLAGMAFANSFLGICHSMAHKLGGYHHLPHGVANALLITEVMKFNASETPTKMGTFAQYEYPKAIERYAEIADFLGLKGNNNKEKFESLIKAIEELKGKVGIKKSIKEYGIEEKVFLDSLDQMVEDAFDDQCTGANPRYPLMSEMKEIFLKVYYGK from the coding sequence ATGGCTAACAAAAAGCAACCTATAACTATTGTTAATAGTGAAGAAACTTTAAAAGCAAGAATGAAAGAGCTTAAAGAAGCTCAAAAACAATTTGCTACTTATACTCAAGAGCAAGTAGATGAAATATTTGCAGCTGCAGCATTAGCAGCTAACAAACAAAGAATTTATCTTGCTAAAAAAGCTGTTGAAGAAACTGGTATGGGTATTGTAGAAGACAAAGTTATTAAAAATCACTATGCTTCAGAATACATATACAATAAATATAAAAACACAAAAACTTGTGGTGTTTTAAGCGAAGATAAATCTTTTGGTACAAAAGTTATTGCAGAGCCTATTGGTACAATAGCGGCTGTTATACCTACTACAAATCCTACTTCTACTGCTATTTTTAAAACATTACTTGCTTTAAAAACTAGAAATGCTATTATAATAAGCCCACATCCACGTGCTAAAAATGCTACAATAGAAGCGGCTAAAATTGTTTTAGATGCAGCTGTTAAAGCTGGTGCACCAGAGGGCATTATTGGTTGGATAGATGAGCCATCTTTAGAGCTTACAAACCAAGTTATGGCAGATGCAGATATTATATTAGCTACTGGTGGACCTGGTATGGTTAAATCTGCTTATTCTTCTGGTAAGCCTGCTCTTGGTGTTGGAGCTGGTAATGTTCCTGCTATTTTTGATGAAACAGCAAACGTTAAACTTGCAGTAAACTCTGTTATACACTCTAAAACTTTTGATAATGGTATGATTTGTGCGTCAGAACAATCTGTTATTGTTCACGAAAAAATTTATAAAGAAGTTAAACAAGAGTTTATAGATAGAGGCTGTTATGTATTAAAAGACAGTGAAATACAAAAAGTTAAAGATACTATATTAATTAAAAAAGGTAATGCTTGTGCATTAAATGCAGACATAGTTGGTCAACCAGCATACAAAATTGCTGAAATGGCAGGTATTAAAGTTCCTAAAGAAACTAAAATATTAATAGGTGAAGTTACATCTGTTGACCCATCTGAACCTTTTGCACACGAAAAATTATCTCCTGTTTTAGCTATGTATAAATTTAAATCATTTGACGAAGCTTTACAAAAAGCAGATACATTAGTTAAAGACGGTGGTTATGGACACACTTCTTCTATTTTTATCGATACATTAGTTGGTAAAGAAAGATTAGACCAATTTACAGCTATGATGAAAACAGGACGTATTGTTGTAAACACACCTTCTACTCACGGTGGTATTGGTGATATTTATAACTTTAACCTTGCTCCTTCATTAACACTTGGTTGTGGTACTTGGGGTGGTAACTCTGTTTCTGAAAACGTTGGTGTTAAACATTTAATCAATACTAAAGTAGTAGCTGAAAGGAGAGAAAATATGCTTTGGTTTAGAGCTCCACAAAAAGTTTACTTTAAAAAAGGTTGTTTACCAGTTGCGCTTGATGAGCTTCAATCTGTTATGGATAAAAAGAGAGCGTTTATTGTTACAGATTCATTCTTATTTAAATCTGGTGTTACAAAACAAATTACTGATAGATTAGATAATATGGGTATTAAACATGCTACATTCTTTGAGGTTGAGCCAGACCCAACTCTTGCTTGTGCTAAAGCTGGTGCTGAAGCTATGAGAGCATTTGAACCAGATTGTATTATAGCTGTTGGTGGTGGTTCTGCTATGGACGCTGCTAAAATTATGTGGGTTATGTATGAACACCCAGAAGTAGACTTCTTAAATATGGCTATGAGATTTATGGATATTAGAAAACGTATATATACATTCCCTAAAATGGGTGAAAAAGCATACTTTATTGCAGTTCCTACATCTTCTGGTACAGGGTCTGAGGTTACACCTTTTGCCGTTATTACAGATGAAACAACAGGTACTAAATATCCATTAGCAGACTATGAGTTACTTCCTAATATGGCAATTATTGATGCAGACTTAATGATGAGCCAACCAAAAGGATTAACAGCAGCATCTGGTATTGATGCATTAACTCATGCTTTAGAAGCATATTCTTCTATTTTAGCTACAGACTATACAGATGGTCTTGCTCTTAAGTCACTTAAAAATATCTTTGGATATTTACCACGTGCTTTTGAACAAGGTGAAACAGATGTTGAAGCTAGAGTTAAAATGGCAGATGCATCTACTTTAGCTGGTATGGCATTTGCTAACTCATTCTTAGGTATTTGCCACTCTATGGCACACAAATTAGGTGGTTATCATCATTTACCACACGGTGTTGCAAACGCATTATTAATAACTGAAGTAATGAAATTTAATGCTTCTGAAACACCTACTAAAATGGGTACATTTGCTCAATATGAATACCCTAAAGCTATTGAAAGATATGCAGAAATTGCAGATTTCTTAGGCTTAAAAGGTAATAACAATAAAGAAAAATTTGAAAGCCTTATTAAAGCTATTGAAGAATTAAAAGGTAAAGTTGGTATCAAAAAATCTATCAAAGAATATGGTATTGAAGAAAAAGTATTCTTAGATTCTCTTGACCAAATGGTTGAAGATGCTTTTGATGACCAATGTACAGGAGCTAACCCAAGATATCCTCTTATGAGTGAAATGAAAGAAATCTTCTTAAAAGTTTACTACGGTAAATAA
- a CDS encoding LCP family protein, with amino-acid sequence MKNLDIKYKKKFFYIFFSILGVFFIALLLIFLSYKFFNAEPAYDPLKQRSSALITDKEIKQQSEQQSKSIFTPPVRTNVLITGVDKAENLTDVIMVASFISTTGEINLLSIPRDTYINFTGDKLKTLRSVNRGAPSHMKANSVYAYTKSSGMDILKSSIEDMLGIKIDYYVKVDLKAFKNIVDSVGGIYFEVPKGGLKYSDPTQNLYINLKEGRQLLNGDDAEGLVRFRKGYARQDLQRVEVQQQFIKEFVAQVLNKETIMNNLGEIALNLIKYVETDFSISNFPKYMGCIQNINPDKMKSATLPGSPQMIDNLSYYVFDPNTTKDIVNEFFYGNTDPDQETTTSSTSEEVETSSNSKTKS; translated from the coding sequence ATGAAAAATTTGGATATTAAATATAAAAAAAAGTTTTTTTATATATTTTTTAGTATTTTAGGTGTTTTTTTTATAGCTTTATTACTTATATTTTTAAGCTATAAATTTTTTAATGCCGAACCTGCTTATGACCCTTTAAAACAAAGGAGCTCTGCTCTTATAACAGATAAAGAAATAAAACAACAATCTGAGCAACAGTCTAAAAGTATTTTTACTCCCCCTGTTAGAACAAATGTGTTAATAACTGGCGTAGATAAAGCAGAAAATTTAACAGATGTTATAATGGTTGCTAGTTTTATTAGTACTACTGGAGAAATAAACTTACTTTCTATACCTAGAGATACATACATAAACTTTACTGGTGATAAACTTAAAACTCTTCGTAGTGTAAATAGAGGTGCGCCAAGCCATATGAAAGCTAATTCTGTATATGCTTATACTAAAAGTAGTGGTATGGATATTTTAAAAAGTAGTATAGAAGATATGCTTGGCATAAAAATTGATTATTATGTAAAGGTAGATTTAAAGGCTTTTAAAAATATTGTAGATTCTGTTGGAGGTATATATTTTGAAGTCCCAAAAGGTGGACTTAAATATAGTGACCCAACTCAAAATTTATATATAAACCTTAAAGAAGGACGTCAATTATTAAACGGTGATGACGCAGAAGGCTTAGTTCGTTTTAGAAAAGGCTATGCTAGACAAGATTTACAACGAGTAGAAGTTCAACAACAATTTATAAAAGAATTTGTTGCACAAGTTTTAAACAAGGAAACTATTATGAATAATTTAGGAGAAATAGCTTTAAATCTTATTAAATATGTAGAAACAGATTTTAGTATATCAAATTTCCCTAAATATATGGGGTGTATACAAAATATTAATCCAGATAAAATGAAATCAGCGACCTTGCCAGGTTCTCCACAAATGATAGATAATTTATCTTATTATGTTTTTGACCCTAATACCACAAAAGATATTGTTAATGAGTTTTTCTATGGAAACACAGATCCAGACCAAGAAACTACTACCTCTTCTACTTCTGAAGAAGTTGAAACTAGCTCTAACAGTAAAACAAAATCTTAA
- a CDS encoding phosphodiester glycosidase family protein, producing MKRKFLISTLALAISLSTFIPKSVFADTNLLYTDKEIQTLTDGLIYEKSERLYKSGWKDVYVLTIDLTNPNIDVEILDSTTEHGVKKNVETLVKENNAIAGINADFFGSGNPTSSMGQIIVDGNVNEAQNYYNASSNKYAGIFLDRYGNAFIDYIKSNLRLYNEKISLELQAKNKITDFKKPVYFDRTIITNTQDLDKRRKDLFKIVVENKKITKKAGAGEVVEIPENGYIIVMDKATASEKLASFNVGDNLTFTESYKFVFRENKNISEVLTGISAGGEILRNGSPVSTGLAISPNSKQPRSAVGVNKEKNKLILVAVDGRGQSVGATHSEMANILLEYGAYDAIHLDGGGSTTVALREEGESSVKIVNNVSEKSPRLVPNAIGVKSTNTTGDVASLLVSIDKNEDDAIISGLTYTLKVTGIDANKNPVNIDPNQVTFTFNNETDGTINGNHFLCNNAGNLTINATYPNGATGQVTFESVEGFSSIIPKASKSSLSIGENTSLSIDAINKDGFSKAIDSSLVSWTVDNQNLGYIQDNKFYAKAEGLATLTATYNGLTASITIAIGSTPSPVTSFEENRNLFMMYFPADKTVSGGAGITNSVAYDGKNSLLLSYNFKENVPTPQASYVCFEKQPIILNNSPTSIQMQVKGDASGNMLKMVLKDNNNKEYILPILNEMNSNEWVTANVAIPSNVAYPIRIDKIYAATQSTTAKESGTVYIDGINAMTKRTDGGQLINSYKDYLNQPISQVAPTNVEEDINVFGQTATKSNPNSKTVLQDSINVMKNNARALVFAGPTNLEDINTGVSTISWNNKYTTTNTNYLSIINLATKSGVMRTESPDQWRWLQSYLENQSKKNILITMDKNIWDQNNSLKGERENELLHKILKEFVDKTDKNVIVVSAVSDKSNIFVKDGVRYITLNGLTNSDPNNLNNYKYLKIRASENDLKYEICNVYNANK from the coding sequence ATGAAAAGAAAATTTTTAATATCTACATTAGCTTTAGCTATAAGTTTATCTACATTTATACCTAAAAGTGTTTTTGCAGATACTAATCTTTTATATACAGATAAAGAAATACAAACTCTTACAGATGGACTTATTTATGAAAAAAGTGAACGTCTGTATAAGTCTGGTTGGAAAGATGTTTATGTTTTAACAATAGATTTAACAAATCCTAATATAGATGTTGAGATATTAGATTCTACAACAGAACACGGAGTTAAAAAAAATGTAGAAACACTTGTAAAAGAAAATAACGCTATTGCTGGTATTAATGCCGATTTTTTTGGCTCTGGTAACCCTACTTCTAGTATGGGACAAATAATAGTAGATGGAAATGTTAATGAAGCTCAAAACTATTATAATGCCTCATCTAACAAATATGCTGGAATTTTTTTAGATAGATATGGTAATGCATTTATAGACTATATAAAATCTAATTTAAGATTATATAACGAAAAAATTTCATTAGAGCTACAAGCTAAAAATAAAATAACAGATTTTAAAAAACCAGTATATTTTGATAGAACTATAATAACTAATACACAAGATTTAGATAAAAGAAGAAAAGACCTTTTTAAAATAGTTGTTGAAAATAAAAAAATTACAAAAAAAGCTGGCGCTGGAGAAGTTGTAGAAATACCTGAAAATGGATATATAATAGTTATGGACAAAGCTACTGCTTCTGAAAAATTAGCTTCATTTAATGTAGGTGATAATCTTACATTTACAGAAAGTTATAAATTTGTTTTTAGAGAAAATAAAAATATATCAGAAGTCTTAACTGGTATTTCTGCCGGTGGCGAAATATTAAGAAATGGCTCACCTGTTTCTACAGGTTTGGCTATTTCTCCAAATTCTAAACAACCTCGTAGTGCTGTTGGTGTAAATAAAGAAAAAAATAAACTTATACTTGTTGCCGTAGATGGACGTGGACAAAGCGTTGGTGCTACGCATAGTGAAATGGCTAACATATTATTAGAATATGGTGCATATGATGCTATACATCTTGATGGTGGTGGCTCTACAACTGTTGCTTTAAGAGAAGAAGGTGAAAGTTCGGTTAAAATAGTAAACAATGTTTCAGAAAAATCTCCTAGACTTGTTCCTAATGCAATAGGTGTTAAAAGCACAAATACTACGGGTGATGTCGCTTCTTTATTAGTAAGTATTGATAAAAATGAAGATGATGCAATAATATCTGGATTAACTTATACTTTAAAAGTAACTGGTATAGATGCTAATAAAAACCCTGTTAATATAGACCCTAATCAAGTTACATTTACTTTTAATAATGAAACAGATGGTACTATAAATGGTAATCACTTTTTATGCAATAATGCAGGAAATTTAACTATAAATGCAACTTATCCAAATGGAGCTACTGGACAAGTTACTTTTGAATCTGTAGAAGGATTTAGCTCTATAATACCAAAAGCTAGTAAAAGTTCTCTTTCTATTGGCGAAAACACTTCTCTTTCTATAGATGCTATAAATAAAGATGGATTTTCTAAAGCAATAGATTCTTCCTTAGTATCTTGGACAGTAGATAATCAAAATTTAGGATATATTCAAGATAATAAATTTTATGCTAAAGCAGAAGGATTAGCTACTCTTACTGCAACATACAATGGTCTTACTGCCTCTATAACTATTGCTATTGGTAGTACCCCTAGCCCTGTTACTTCATTTGAAGAAAACAGAAATTTATTTATGATGTATTTCCCAGCAGATAAAACAGTATCTGGTGGTGCGGGTATAACAAATTCTGTGGCTTATGACGGGAAAAATAGCCTTTTATTAAGCTATAACTTTAAAGAAAATGTTCCTACCCCTCAAGCTAGTTATGTTTGCTTTGAAAAACAGCCAATAATATTAAACAATAGCCCAACTTCAATCCAAATGCAAGTAAAAGGCGATGCTAGTGGCAATATGTTAAAAATGGTTTTAAAAGATAATAATAATAAAGAATATATTTTACCTATATTAAATGAAATGAACTCTAATGAATGGGTTACTGCAAATGTTGCTATTCCTTCAAATGTTGCTTATCCTATTAGAATTGATAAAATATATGCTGCTACACAAAGCACAACGGCTAAAGAAAGTGGTACTGTATATATAGATGGAATAAATGCTATGACAAAAAGAACAGACGGTGGACAACTTATAAATTCTTATAAAGATTATTTAAATCAGCCTATAAGCCAAGTTGCACCTACTAATGTAGAAGAAGATATAAATGTTTTTGGACAAACAGCAACTAAATCTAACCCTAATTCTAAAACTGTTTTACAAGATAGTATAAACGTTATGAAAAATAACGCTAGAGCTTTAGTTTTTGCAGGTCCAACTAACTTAGAAGATATAAACACTGGTGTTTCTACTATATCTTGGAATAATAAATACACTACCACTAATACAAATTATTTATCTATTATAAATCTCGCTACAAAAAGTGGTGTTATGAGAACAGAAAGCCCAGACCAATGGAGATGGCTTCAAAGTTATTTAGAAAATCAAAGCAAAAAAAATATTCTCATAACTATGGATAAAAATATATGGGACCAAAATAACAGTCTTAAAGGTGAAAGAGAAAACGAACTTTTACACAAAATTTTAAAAGAATTTGTTGATAAAACAGATAAAAATGTAATTGTTGTATCTGCTGTTTCAGATAAATCAAATATATTTGTTAAAGACGGTGTTAGATATATTACATTAAATGGCTTGACAAATTCTGACCCTAATAATTTAAATAATTATAAATATTTAAAAATAAGAGCAAGTGAAAATGATTTAAAATATGAAATTTGTAATGTTTATAATGCAAATAAATAA
- a CDS encoding polyribonucleotide nucleotidyltransferase — MYNTYSTTLAGRELSVEIGRVAELANGAAIVRYGDTVVLVTVTASEKTRDGIDFFPLSIDYEERLYSVGKIPGGFIKREGKPTEKAILTSRLIDRPIRPLFPKDYRNDVGLVATVLSVDQDCSPEIVSMIGSSIVLSISDIPFNGPTGAVMVGLIDGEFIINPTADQREKSDLSLTVASTKQKVMMIEAGANEIDDETMYNAIMLAHQENIKIAEFIENIAKEIGKEKHSYEEHSVDKDLYSNIVNIITDSRMENAVFTDLKQVRDEQITALKDEVIEKLLEQYEGEDQEGYIVKINEAIYKYEKETVRRMILKDHKRPDGRGLEEIRKLTAEVDILPRTHGSAIFSRGQTQVLTVTTLGAISEAQKLDGLDELEVSKRYIHHYNFPSYSVGETKPSRGPGRREIGHGALAERALIPVIPSEEDFPYAIRLVSEVLSSNGSTSQASVCGSTLSLMAAGVPITRPVAGISVGLVTGDTDDDFVLLTDIQGLEDFFGDMDFKVAGSHKGITAIQMDIKIDGLTPEIIKQSLQKTNEARQYILDEVMLKAIKEPRNELSKHAPKIAFLQIDPEKMADVIGPRGKTINKILEQTNVDKIDTEDGGRIFISSPDQDKINKALSIIKSIVKNPEVGEIFTGKVVRIMNFGAFVEIAPEKEGLVHISKLSKEKVAKVEDVVNIGDDVIVKVTEIDEQGRINLSIKDALS; from the coding sequence ATGTATAATACGTACTCTACAACATTAGCAGGTAGAGAGCTTTCTGTCGAGATAGGTAGAGTAGCTGAACTAGCTAATGGAGCAGCTATTGTTAGATATGGAGATACAGTTGTTTTAGTAACTGTTACTGCATCTGAAAAAACAAGAGATGGTATAGACTTCTTCCCATTAAGTATAGACTATGAAGAAAGATTATATTCTGTTGGTAAAATACCAGGAGGATTTATAAAAAGAGAAGGTAAACCAACAGAAAAAGCTATTTTAACTTCTCGTCTTATAGACAGACCTATTAGACCATTATTTCCAAAAGATTATAGAAATGATGTTGGTCTAGTAGCAACTGTTTTATCTGTAGACCAAGATTGTAGCCCAGAGATAGTATCTATGATAGGTTCATCTATTGTATTATCTATATCAGATATACCGTTTAATGGACCAACAGGTGCTGTTATGGTAGGCCTTATAGATGGTGAATTTATAATAAATCCAACAGCAGACCAAAGAGAAAAAAGTGATTTATCTTTAACTGTTGCATCTACAAAGCAAAAAGTAATGATGATAGAAGCTGGTGCAAATGAAATAGATGACGAAACAATGTATAATGCAATTATGCTAGCTCATCAAGAAAATATAAAAATAGCAGAGTTTATAGAAAATATTGCTAAAGAAATAGGGAAAGAAAAACATAGCTATGAAGAGCATAGTGTAGATAAAGATTTATATAGCAATATAGTAAATATTATTACAGATTCTAGAATGGAAAATGCAGTATTTACAGATTTAAAGCAAGTTAGAGACGAACAAATAACAGCGCTTAAAGATGAAGTTATAGAAAAGCTTTTAGAACAATATGAAGGTGAAGACCAAGAAGGATATATAGTAAAAATAAATGAGGCTATATATAAATATGAAAAAGAAACTGTACGTAGAATGATTTTAAAAGACCATAAAAGACCAGACGGACGTGGGCTTGAAGAAATTAGAAAACTTACTGCTGAAGTAGATATATTACCAAGAACACACGGTTCGGCTATATTTAGTAGAGGACAAACACAAGTTCTTACAGTTACTACATTAGGAGCTATAAGTGAAGCTCAAAAATTAGATGGTTTAGACGAATTAGAAGTATCAAAAAGATATATACATCATTATAATTTTCCAAGCTATTCTGTTGGAGAAACAAAACCATCTAGAGGTCCAGGTAGAAGGGAAATAGGACACGGAGCTTTAGCAGAAAGAGCACTAATACCAGTTATACCTTCTGAAGAAGATTTTCCATATGCTATAAGGCTTGTATCTGAAGTTTTAAGCTCTAACGGGTCTACATCTCAAGCTAGTGTTTGTGGGTCAACACTTTCTCTTATGGCAGCTGGTGTACCTATAACTAGACCTGTGGCAGGTATATCTGTTGGTCTTGTTACTGGTGATACAGATGATGATTTTGTTTTATTAACAGATATACAAGGTTTAGAAGACTTTTTTGGAGATATGGATTTTAAAGTTGCAGGTAGTCATAAAGGTATTACTGCCATACAAATGGATATAAAAATAGATGGATTGACACCAGAAATTATTAAACAATCTTTACAAAAAACAAATGAAGCTAGACAATATATATTAGATGAAGTTATGCTTAAAGCTATTAAAGAGCCTAGAAATGAACTTTCTAAACACGCTCCTAAAATAGCATTTTTACAAATAGACCCAGAAAAAATGGCAGATGTTATAGGGCCTAGAGGTAAAACAATTAATAAAATATTAGAACAAACAAATGTTGATAAAATTGATACAGAAGATGGAGGAAGAATTTTTATTTCATCTCCAGACCAAGATAAGATAAATAAAGCTTTATCTATTATAAAATCAATTGTTAAAAATCCAGAAGTTGGAGAAATATTTACAGGTAAAGTAGTAAGAATTATGAATTTTGGTGCTTTTGTAGAAATTGCTCCAGAAAAAGAAGGACTTGTTCATATATCTAAACTTTCTAAAGAAAAAGTGGCAAAAGTTGAAGACGTTGTTAATATTGGTGATGATGTTATAGTAAAAGTTACAGAAATAGATGAACAAGGCAGAATAAATTTATCTATTAAAGATGCTTTAAGCTAA
- a CDS encoding DUF2085 domain-containing protein, with amino-acid sequence MYSKIEKFLKILFMCHCMPDRSFFYKGKQFPICARCTGQLIGVIVGIIFIVKLKDIKGIYIILLTMPLILDGFIQLLTNYESNNIKRVITGFLLGIVIIAILVKLHFFAVKIAFEMVEKIQPSNAIIEKYEHIVN; translated from the coding sequence ATGTATAGTAAAATAGAAAAATTTTTAAAAATACTTTTTATGTGTCATTGTATGCCAGATAGGTCTTTTTTTTATAAAGGAAAGCAGTTTCCTATTTGTGCAAGATGTACAGGACAACTTATAGGAGTTATAGTAGGTATAATTTTTATAGTAAAATTAAAAGATATTAAAGGAATATATATAATATTATTAACTATGCCACTTATATTAGATGGATTTATACAACTTTTAACAAACTATGAAAGTAATAATATAAAAAGGGTAATAACTGGGTTTTTACTCGGAATAGTAATTATAGCTATTTTGGTAAAATTACATTTTTTTGCAGTTAAAATAGCCTTTGAGATGGTAGAAAAAATACAACCAAGTAATGCTATTATAGAAAAATACGAACATATAGTTAACTAA
- a CDS encoding zinc-ribbon domain-containing protein, whose product MCGNQIPEDSKVCQNCGAR is encoded by the coding sequence ATTTGTGGAAATCAAATACCAGAAGATAGTAAAGTATGTCAAAATTGTGGAGCTAGATAA
- the nspC gene encoding carboxynorspermidine decarboxylase: protein MNIDFNSLQTPCYVVDEKLLRKNLEILKYVQDKTGAKILLATKAFSMFSTFNIVGEYLKGVTSSSLFEARLGYEEMGKEVHIYAPAYVEKDFDEILKYSDHIVFNNFNQYKKYKDKIKECDKKIEVGIRINPEYSEIETDLYNPCFTNSRMGTTLENFEKDYIDGLDGLHFHTMCEQNSDTLKRTLKIVDEKFGKYIKNMKWLNFGGGHHITREDYYLDTLIECIMFIKNKYNIDVYLEPGEAIALNTGFLVSTVLDTMKNGMDIAILDTSATCHMPDVLEMPYRPKIIGAGGPNEYDYTYRLGCPTCLSGDVIGDYSFKKPLKEGDRLVFCDMAIYSMVKNNTFNGINLPSIYFNTEKEGIKLIKHFGYEDFKNRLS from the coding sequence ATGAATATAGATTTTAATAGTTTGCAAACACCTTGCTATGTTGTAGATGAAAAATTACTTAGAAAAAATCTTGAAATATTAAAATATGTACAAGATAAAACAGGAGCAAAAATTTTGCTTGCAACAAAAGCTTTTTCTATGTTTTCTACATTTAATATTGTAGGAGAATATTTAAAAGGGGTAACTTCTAGCTCATTATTTGAAGCAAGGCTTGGATATGAAGAAATGGGAAAAGAAGTTCATATATATGCTCCAGCTTATGTAGAAAAAGATTTTGATGAAATTTTAAAATATAGCGACCATATAGTATTTAATAATTTTAATCAGTATAAAAAATATAAAGATAAAATTAAAGAGTGTGATAAAAAGATAGAAGTAGGTATAAGGATTAATCCAGAATACTCTGAAATAGAAACAGATTTATATAACCCTTGTTTTACAAATTCACGAATGGGTACTACGTTAGAAAATTTTGAAAAAGATTATATAGATGGGCTAGATGGTTTACATTTTCATACTATGTGCGAACAAAATTCAGATACATTAAAGCGTACATTAAAAATTGTAGATGAAAAGTTTGGAAAATATATTAAAAATATGAAATGGTTAAACTTTGGTGGAGGTCATCATATAACTAGAGAAGACTATTATTTAGACACACTTATAGAATGTATTATGTTTATAAAAAATAAATATAATATAGATGTATATCTTGAGCCTGGAGAGGCAATAGCATTAAACACAGGATTTTTAGTATCAACTGTTTTAGACACTATGAAAAATGGTATGGACATAGCTATTTTAGACACATCGGCTACATGTCATATGCCAGATGTTTTAGAGATGCCTTATAGACCTAAAATAATAGGTGCAGGAGGCCCTAATGAATATGATTATACTTATAGATTAGGTTGTCCTACTTGTTTATCTGGTGATGTTATAGGAGATTATTCTTTTAAAAAACCTTTAAAAGAAGGAGATAGATTAGTTTTTTGTGATATGGCAATTTATTCTATGGTAAAAAATAATACATTTAATGGTATAAATTTACCTTCTATATATTTTAATACAGAAAAAGAAGGTATAAAGCTAATAAAACACTTTGGTTATGAGGATTTTAAAAATAGATTATCATAG
- a CDS encoding GNAT family N-acetyltransferase, whose product MNIEFEKVTKQNRRKAYKLKVFKNQQKHIETVYDCIKEARRCKCWKPTIIKIDNKYVGFAMYGLFKNEGKNGRVWLDRFLIDRNYQNMGYANLVLPILLEKIKSEYNYNKIYLSVYEDNYIAIKFYKKLGFNFNGETDINGELVMFKFFKEEK is encoded by the coding sequence TTGAATATTGAGTTTGAAAAAGTTACAAAACAAAATAGAAGAAAAGCATATAAATTAAAAGTTTTTAAAAATCAACAAAAGCATATAGAAACAGTGTATGATTGTATAAAAGAGGCCAGAAGATGTAAATGTTGGAAACCTACGATTATAAAAATAGATAATAAATATGTAGGATTTGCAATGTATGGTCTTTTTAAAAATGAAGGTAAAAATGGTAGAGTTTGGCTTGACAGATTTTTAATAGATAGAAATTATCAAAATATGGGATATGCTAATTTAGTTTTACCTATTCTTCTAGAAAAGATAAAAAGTGAATATAATTATAATAAAATTTACTTAAGTGTTTATGAAGATAACTATATAGCTATTAAATTTTATAAAAAATTAGGATTTAATTTTAATGGAGAAACAGATATTAACGGAGAATTGGTTATGTTTAAATTTTTTAAGGAGGAAAAATGA